A region from the Agrobacterium cucumeris genome encodes:
- a CDS encoding LysR family transcriptional regulator, which produces MKLPPPATLRAFESAARKQSFSLAAQELGMTATAVSQHVRNLEAWLGVALFDRHARGVRLTPAGREFGITVSGGLRQIASGAERIRRGRDRMTVRLASLPSVVAHFLTPRLPRFRALHPDIQVSISYAGGDHTVEADLSIIHGAAPAQKAVALFSAETRPTCAPAYIAKSGPFDDASSLCQAELLHDDGETAWRDWLATAHLPLPQSAGPIFADFNLLVTALKAGQGIGLCPTALLRDEITEGQLTVLFDGAADTEKYYWLIEAEEMSGSARLLSDWLLTEAHESETRGNYSAAAS; this is translated from the coding sequence ATGAAACTGCCGCCGCCTGCCACTCTCCGCGCTTTCGAATCCGCCGCCAGAAAACAGAGCTTTTCTCTGGCCGCGCAGGAACTTGGAATGACGGCGACCGCCGTCAGTCAGCATGTGCGCAATCTGGAAGCCTGGCTTGGCGTGGCTCTGTTCGACCGGCATGCAAGAGGCGTGAGGCTTACCCCGGCGGGCCGGGAATTCGGCATCACGGTTTCAGGCGGTCTGCGGCAGATCGCCTCCGGTGCGGAACGTATCCGCCGGGGTCGCGATCGCATGACTGTGCGCCTTGCCAGCCTGCCCTCGGTGGTGGCGCATTTTCTGACGCCCCGCCTGCCGCGCTTCCGGGCCTTGCATCCGGACATACAGGTGTCAATCAGCTATGCTGGAGGGGATCACACCGTGGAGGCCGATCTCAGCATCATACATGGCGCGGCCCCTGCACAGAAAGCCGTGGCGCTCTTCAGCGCCGAGACGCGCCCGACATGCGCGCCGGCTTACATTGCGAAATCCGGTCCCTTTGATGACGCATCGAGCCTATGTCAGGCGGAGTTACTCCATGACGACGGCGAGACGGCATGGCGGGACTGGCTGGCAACGGCTCACCTGCCCCTGCCCCAGAGCGCCGGGCCGATCTTTGCGGATTTCAACCTGCTGGTAACCGCGCTGAAGGCTGGTCAGGGCATCGGTCTGTGCCCGACTGCACTTCTGCGCGACGAGATCACCGAGGGGCAATTGACAGTGCTTTTCGACGGAGCGGCCGATACGGAAAAATACTATTGGCTGATAGAAGCCGAAGAGATGAGCGGATCGGCTCGGCTGCTATCCGACTGGCTTCTCACGGAAGCCCACGAGAGCGAAACCCGCGGCAATTATTCTGCCGCGGCTAGTTGA
- a CDS encoding HIT family protein — MTASTYDDNNIFAKILRGEIPSHKLYEDEHTLAFMDVMPQAPGHLLVVPKTGSRNLLDADPEVLAKTIPVVQKLAVAAKEAFDADGVFIAQFNEPAAGQTVFHLHFHVIPRKEGEPLKPHSGTMADGEVLKAHAEKIKAALAS, encoded by the coding sequence ATGACGGCCAGCACCTATGACGACAACAATATCTTCGCAAAAATCCTGCGTGGCGAAATTCCGAGCCACAAGCTTTACGAGGACGAGCATACGCTGGCCTTCATGGATGTGATGCCGCAGGCCCCGGGCCATCTGCTGGTCGTTCCGAAAACAGGTTCGCGCAACCTGCTCGATGCCGACCCTGAAGTGCTGGCGAAAACCATTCCCGTGGTGCAGAAACTAGCCGTGGCGGCCAAGGAAGCCTTCGATGCCGATGGCGTCTTCATCGCCCAGTTCAACGAGCCGGCGGCTGGCCAGACCGTGTTCCACCTGCATTTTCACGTCATTCCGCGCAAGGAAGGTGAACCGCTGAAGCCGCATTCCGGCACCATGGCCGATGGCGAGGTGCTGAAGGCCCATGCGGAGAAGATAAAGGCGGCGTTGGCTTCTTGA
- a CDS encoding phosphatase PAP2 family protein → MRLFAAERFVLGVIAILFVIDATLIAVKGVSVDYAGYFLCALAGSGVFVLGQFYRKSGRDLRIATALISSGLFILFSLVASVFNYMFLPVAFPVIDQALFRVDAAFGYSWPDIVIWAATYPWIGKTLFMVYATSLPQLLLIIITLGFTGKDRMLHHFLVTGVIGAMASITFWIFFPTYGAKAYHELPQWVAQTIPLAVDPAYGRELMRLGQEGVSYLTPRNVLGLIGFPSFHIFMAAMSVWFVPRHWLVMAVILPLNFVMLLAVLVQGGHHLADVFGGLIAFVIVCAASARLLNWMSAREQTRETITAPAQLAAAE, encoded by the coding sequence ATGCGACTATTTGCGGCAGAGCGTTTTGTACTTGGCGTTATAGCCATATTATTCGTCATCGATGCGACATTGATCGCCGTCAAAGGCGTCAGCGTCGACTATGCCGGATATTTTTTGTGTGCGCTGGCGGGATCGGGCGTTTTCGTCCTGGGTCAGTTCTATCGCAAAAGCGGGCGTGATCTTCGCATCGCCACTGCCCTGATTTCGAGCGGGTTATTCATCCTGTTTTCGCTCGTCGCCTCGGTTTTCAACTACATGTTTCTGCCGGTTGCCTTTCCGGTCATCGATCAGGCGCTTTTCCGCGTGGATGCGGCTTTTGGTTATAGCTGGCCGGATATCGTTATTTGGGCAGCCACATATCCCTGGATCGGCAAAACGCTGTTCATGGTTTACGCCACCTCCTTACCACAACTCCTGCTGATCATCATCACGCTGGGTTTCACCGGTAAGGACAGGATGCTGCACCATTTTCTCGTCACAGGGGTGATTGGCGCGATGGCCAGCATCACCTTCTGGATATTTTTCCCGACCTATGGCGCCAAAGCCTATCATGAGTTGCCGCAGTGGGTGGCCCAGACAATTCCATTGGCTGTCGACCCTGCCTACGGGCGTGAGTTGATGCGACTGGGTCAGGAAGGCGTAAGCTACCTCACACCCAGAAATGTGCTGGGGCTGATCGGCTTTCCGTCATTCCACATCTTCATGGCGGCTATGTCCGTCTGGTTCGTGCCGCGTCACTGGCTGGTGATGGCGGTGATCCTGCCATTGAATTTCGTGATGCTACTGGCCGTTCTCGTTCAGGGCGGACACCATCTTGCCGATGTTTTCGGCGGTCTCATCGCTTTTGTCATCGTCTGCGCCGCCTCGGCCCGTCTGCTCAACTGGATGTCGGCAAGGGAGCAGACCCGTGAGACGATAACCGCTCCGGCTCAACTAGCCGCGGCAGAATAA
- a CDS encoding AzlC family ABC transporter permease, whose translation MQTADSNTIPLRGWFFRGMRGIFSLPSLILMTSFVGFSAFALESGVPRGEAVFMTLVIWALPAKMILIGSMVGGANLAACFLAVTLSSVRMMPMVASIVPEMRGAKTPTWILLFLSHFVAITAWVFATQNLSKVPREARAAWFAGFGITLTVINAIIVGLCYGVVAAFPPLVAGVLFFLTPVYFVASIWASARHSVVKVAFVIGVIAGPAFAVIAPEFDILYAGIGGGTLAYMIDRFVFRRKIKPVSPESES comes from the coding sequence ATGCAAACGGCCGATAGCAATACCATCCCCCTGCGTGGCTGGTTCTTCAGGGGAATGCGGGGCATATTCTCGCTGCCCTCGCTCATTCTCATGACATCCTTTGTCGGTTTCAGCGCCTTTGCGCTGGAATCCGGCGTACCGCGCGGCGAAGCGGTGTTCATGACGCTGGTGATCTGGGCTCTGCCGGCCAAGATGATCCTGATCGGCTCCATGGTTGGCGGCGCCAATCTCGCCGCCTGTTTTCTGGCGGTCACGTTATCGTCGGTCCGGATGATGCCGATGGTCGCCTCCATCGTCCCGGAGATGCGAGGTGCGAAGACGCCGACATGGATATTGCTGTTTCTCTCGCATTTCGTCGCCATCACGGCCTGGGTTTTCGCCACGCAGAACCTCTCGAAAGTGCCGCGTGAGGCACGCGCCGCCTGGTTCGCTGGTTTCGGCATCACGCTTACCGTCATCAATGCCATCATTGTCGGCCTGTGTTATGGCGTCGTCGCCGCCTTTCCGCCGCTGGTCGCCGGCGTGCTGTTTTTCCTGACGCCGGTCTATTTCGTGGCATCGATCTGGGCGTCAGCCCGCCATTCCGTCGTCAAGGTCGCTTTTGTCATCGGTGTGATCGCCGGGCCGGCCTTTGCGGTTATCGCCCCCGAATTCGATATTCTCTATGCCGGCATCGGCGGAGGCACGCTTGCCTACATGATCGACCGCTTCGTCTTTCGTCGAAAGATCAAACCTGTGTCGCCGGAGAGTGAGTCATGA
- a CDS encoding AzlD domain-containing protein, whose translation MMTENWWAPYLFIAIAGWLATDLWRWLGVLAGNRLKEDSEALYWVRAVATSLVMAVTAKLIVFPTGTLEATPMWLRIGAAALGFIAFLLAGQRVIVGVAVPIVLLAGGLFVLDF comes from the coding sequence ATGATGACCGAAAACTGGTGGGCGCCCTATCTGTTCATCGCCATCGCCGGCTGGCTGGCGACCGATCTGTGGCGCTGGCTCGGCGTTCTCGCCGGCAACCGCCTGAAGGAAGATTCCGAGGCGCTTTATTGGGTGAGGGCGGTCGCTACCTCGCTGGTCATGGCCGTTACCGCCAAATTGATCGTCTTTCCAACCGGAACGCTGGAAGCCACACCCATGTGGCTACGCATCGGTGCGGCGGCCCTCGGTTTCATCGCATTCCTGCTTGCCGGCCAGCGTGTCATCGTCGGCGTGGCTGTCCCGATCGTGCTTCTGGCCGGCGGGCTGTTTGTACTCGATTTTTAA
- a CDS encoding urea carboxylase-associated family protein — protein MTPVPAAEPVDAAARRAIRPVVVYPNGTLETPDLSRLEKAKEGMEKIDEVIVPPRDGRTFNVPKGHFFRIVSIEGPQVGDLNLWNAHDLNERFFSGKTRALHATHVSVGNRLWSNLPSLRPMATITHDTLSWYGWDEDGGGVHDVIGTRCDPYTHKLLSGGDYHHCCHSNLTNALASASGLSFREAEPHVHDVLNVFMCTGFTRDTHQYFMKASPVRPGDFLELFAEIDLIGALSACPGGDCGSAHSSDAAACYPLKVEIFRPDMAVLEGWPWPERNAYRPVE, from the coding sequence ATGACCCCTGTGCCTGCCGCCGAACCCGTCGATGCCGCCGCGCGCCGCGCTATCCGTCCCGTCGTCGTTTATCCGAATGGTACGCTTGAGACGCCGGACCTTTCGCGTCTGGAAAAGGCAAAAGAGGGCATGGAGAAGATCGACGAAGTGATCGTGCCGCCGCGCGACGGTCGTACTTTCAATGTGCCGAAGGGGCATTTTTTCCGCATCGTCAGCATCGAAGGTCCGCAGGTTGGGGATTTGAATCTGTGGAACGCCCATGATCTGAATGAGCGTTTTTTCAGCGGCAAGACCCGTGCCCTGCATGCCACCCATGTTTCCGTCGGCAACCGGCTGTGGAGCAACCTGCCGTCTCTTCGGCCCATGGCGACCATCACCCACGACACGCTGTCATGGTACGGCTGGGATGAGGATGGCGGCGGTGTGCATGACGTGATCGGCACCCGCTGCGATCCCTATACCCACAAGCTGCTGAGCGGCGGTGACTACCATCATTGCTGCCATTCGAACCTGACAAACGCACTTGCTTCGGCGAGCGGCCTGTCATTCCGGGAGGCGGAACCGCATGTGCATGATGTACTGAACGTCTTCATGTGCACGGGCTTTACCCGCGACACACACCAATATTTCATGAAGGCGAGCCCCGTGCGACCGGGCGACTTTCTGGAACTCTTTGCGGAAATCGATCTCATCGGCGCGCTCTCCGCCTGCCCGGGTGGCGATTGCGGCTCGGCCCATTCCAGCGACGCGGCTGCCTGTTACCCGCTGAAGGTGGAGATATTCCGGCCGGATATGGCTGTGCTTGAGGGCTGGCCGTGGCCGGAAAGGAATGCCTATCGCCCCGTGGAATGA